acatggcAAAAGCACTTGCAGTATTTAATAAGAAAGTACTAATAGATGTGGCCAacaaaacataatatatacaCTGCCAAAACTTCTCTTCATATTCGACCTAGGAAGAACTTGGATGAGTGTGGTTGCCTTCGTAGGTTGTTATTACATACCTTGGgtcatccttgtctctctccaCTCTCTTTTTCACGTTGCATCCATCCACTGAACACCTATAGTAATTCCtgttcataaaaagaaaaataaaatagaaaactcCTGTATATATAGCATGCATCTTTCTTAAGTATCGTGGTTTTAATTTAAGTAGTAATATATTGCATTATATATGTTCATTGATTAAGTAGTTCTAATTAAGTAtgcaattaattatttgttttgtgtTTCTTTACTCTCTTTTCTAATTAATCGTTTATTTGAACTCTTGTcgaaaaatgtttaattaaggccaccatattttattatataaatatgtattagGCACACATACCTTGGATTGGGACTGTTTTTCACCATTTTCTTTCCGTACTTCCTCCATCTGTAGCCATCATCAAGAACTTCAATCTCTGACATTATTTTGAATGCAACTCTCTCTCTAACTTCCCTATTCTCACGTCCACTGCTAGTATCTTCTAATATTACACACAACCAATAACTATAAGCAAAAGAGAATATACAAATAGTTGAAAATATTCATATCAGTTATTTTAGTAATCAATTGTATTATAGCATGTTTGGATTCTTGTTTGGAGTGTTCCAAATTCAGTTTTGAAAGtaaact
This region of Glycine soja cultivar W05 chromosome 17, ASM419377v2, whole genome shotgun sequence genomic DNA includes:
- the LOC114392975 gene encoding probable WRKY transcription factor 50 isoform X2 → MTDKIPKPPPPDTPDSDDFTNQWPFELSEYLKFDDNQWMHDGLESFASENVSNQVHQVSNAGEFGGGSSHFEGSSSNTSSGRENREVRERVAFKIMSEIEVLDDGYRWRKYGKKMVKNSPNPRNYYRCSVDGCNVKKRVERDKDDPRYVITTYEGNHTHPSSS
- the LOC114392975 gene encoding probable WRKY transcription factor 50 isoform X1, producing the protein MTDKIPKPPPPDTPDSDDFTNQWPFELSEYLKFDDNQWMHDGLESFASENVSNQVHQVSNAGEFGGGSSHFEGSSSKDTSSGRENREVRERVAFKIMSEIEVLDDGYRWRKYGKKMVKNSPNPRNYYRCSVDGCNVKKRVERDKDDPRYVITTYEGNHTHPSSS